A portion of the Leptospira kanakyensis genome contains these proteins:
- the nadA gene encoding quinolinate synthase NadA yields the protein MSLVTKDQLVQKLNPVYLPHEIEERIIPLSEEINRLKKEKNAVILGHNYMTPDVFWGVSDIIGDSLYLSKMAKETKADMILFNGVHFMAETAKILSPEKRVLIADMKAGCSLAEAITRDDVKALKKKYPGVPVVTYVNCSAEVKAETDVCCTSANALQIVNAVEGDTVIFLPDEYLAGNVRNHTTKTIISHPGRCMVHEMYTPEDIKSAKRLFSGDLTVITHPECHEDVVKEADFSGSTSQMVDFIRQSKTNKIMLVTECSMGDNLRAEFPEKEFVSTCQTCPHMKKITLEKVRDALLKEQFEIFLDEEVIRLAQKSVNRMLELSYKK from the coding sequence ATGTCATTAGTTACTAAAGACCAGTTGGTTCAAAAATTAAATCCAGTTTACCTTCCTCACGAAATTGAAGAAAGGATCATTCCTTTGTCGGAAGAAATTAACCGCCTTAAAAAAGAAAAAAATGCTGTGATCCTTGGTCATAATTATATGACTCCCGATGTTTTTTGGGGAGTATCTGATATCATTGGAGACTCTTTGTATCTTTCCAAAATGGCAAAGGAAACCAAAGCCGATATGATCCTTTTTAATGGGGTTCATTTTATGGCTGAAACTGCTAAAATTTTATCTCCTGAAAAAAGAGTGTTGATTGCAGACATGAAAGCTGGTTGTTCTTTGGCTGAAGCCATCACAAGAGACGATGTCAAAGCACTCAAAAAAAAATATCCAGGAGTTCCCGTTGTCACGTATGTCAACTGTTCGGCGGAAGTAAAAGCAGAAACTGATGTATGTTGCACTTCGGCCAATGCTTTACAAATTGTAAACGCTGTGGAAGGGGATACTGTGATTTTTTTGCCGGATGAATATTTGGCAGGAAATGTTCGCAATCATACAACAAAAACCATCATTTCTCATCCTGGTCGTTGTATGGTACATGAAATGTACACACCTGAAGACATTAAGTCCGCTAAACGTTTGTTTTCTGGCGATTTGACTGTCATCACACATCCAGAATGCCATGAAGATGTTGTCAAAGAAGCAGATTTTTCTGGATCTACTTCGCAAATGGTGGATTTCATTCGCCAAAGCAAAACAAACAAAATTATGTTAGTGACAGAGTGTTCGATGGGGGACAACCTGCGGGCCGAGTTCCCGGAAAAAGAATTTGTCTCTACTTGCCAAACCTGCCCGCATATGAAAAAAATTACTTTGGAAAAAGTAAGAGATGCACTTCTCAAAGAACAGTTTGAAATCTTTTTGGATGAAGAAGTGATTCGTCTCGCACAAAAGTCTGTGAACCGAATGTTAGAATTGAGTTATAAAAAGTAG